In Populus alba chromosome 1, ASM523922v2, whole genome shotgun sequence, a single window of DNA contains:
- the LOC118061562 gene encoding F-box protein PP2-B10: MDMSQVLPEECLAHIISYTSPPDACRCALVSRNFQSAADTDVVWKGFLPSDLDEIISSSPASSSSQLTALSKKELYFHLCNNPLLVNNGIRSFALEKHGGKKCYMIGARGLSIIWGDTPSYWTWKPLPDESRFSEVAELRYVWWLEVKGWIDAKILSPKTTYAAYLVFKLTDSTSGFDKRLVELSVTFEGSAGEEKHHVFLDVPPEYDMPPLPRERSDGWMEVEMGEFFYDSEDVGSVVACLKEVDNYTTKNGLIIEGIEFRPKEGK; encoded by the exons atggaTATGTCCCAAGTTCTGCCAGAGGAGTGCCTAGCCCACATCATTTCCTACACATCGCCACCGGATGCTTGCCGATGTGCTCTGGTCTCTCGTAACTTCCAGTCAGCCGCAGATACTGATGTCGTTTGGAAAGGATTTCTGCCCTCCGATCTTGATGAAATCATATCCTCCTCGCCAGCCTCATCATCCTCACAGCTAACTGCTTTATCCAAGAAGGAACTTTACTTCCATCTCTGTAACAACCCTCTCCTCGTCAACAATGGTATCAGG AGCTTTGCACTAGAGAAGCATGGTGGCAAAAAATGCTACATGATTGGAGCAAGAGGACTTTCAATTATCTGGGGAGATACACCTAGCTATTGGACATGGAAACCCTTACCAGATGAGTCTAg GTTCTCTGAGGTGGCTGAGCTTAGGTACGTGTGGTGGCTTGAGGTCAAGGGGTGGATAGATGCTAAAATCTTGTCTCCCAAAACAACCTATGCAGCTTACCTTGTGTTTAAGCTGACTGATTCCACAAGTGGTTTTGATAAGAGACTTGTCGAACTGAGTGTCACCTTTGAAGGAAGTGCAGGCGAGGAAAAGCACCATGTGTTCCTCGATGTCCCTCCAGAATATGATATGCCTCCACTGCCTCGGGAGAGAAGCGATGGGTGGATGGAGGTTGAGATGGGTGAGTTTTTCTATGACAGTGAAGACGTCGGCAGCGTGGTGGCTTGTCTAAAGGAGGTTGATAATTACACTACcaagaatggtctcattattGAAGGAATTGAGTTTAGGCCTAAAGAGGGTAAATGA
- the LOC118061552 gene encoding cellulose synthase-like protein D1, protein MATSTKPKAKNLSSQASTAGRPQQAVKFARRTSSGRIASFSHDEDLDLSGEFSGQNDYINYTVVMPPTPDNQPAWPSSENKSDGPTSRFGSEAQSASRRVGEQEDNYGSRGGDGCSNDNSKTERGMSIMKSNNRSILSRSQTGDFDHNRWLFETKGTYGVGNAYWSDQDKYGQDSELSMSDFLDKPWKPLSRKIRVPAAILSPYRILVVIRLVLLCFFLGWRVQNPNRDAMWLWGLSIVCEIWFAFSWLLDIFPKYNPINRSTDLAALRDKFEQPSPANPHGRSDLPGVDIFVSTADPEKEPPLVTSNTILSILAADYPVEKLSCYISDDGGAILTFEAMAEAVKFAEVWVPFCRKHDIDLRNPDSYFNQKTDHTKNKKRPDFVKDRRWMKREYDEFKVRINGLPEGIRRRSKSFNSKELKKAKSLAREKNGGVLPSEGVGDVPKATWMADGTQWPGTWLDQTADHKKGDHAGILQVMTKVPENEKVMGQPDEKKLDFTGVDIRIPMFAYVSREKRPGFDHNKKAGAMNALVRASAILSNGPFILNLDCDHYFYNCQAIREGMCFMMDRGGDRICYIQFPQRFEGIDPSDRYANHNTVFFDGSMRALDGLQGPVYVGTGCMFRRYALYGFLPPRANEYLGMFGSTKKRAPGQLEDESEAQPLTSHPDLDLPKKFGNSAMFNESIAVAEFQGRPLADHKSVKNGRPPGALLLPRPPLDAPTVAEAIAVISCWCEDKTDWGDKIGWIYGSVTEDVVTGYRMHNRGWRSVYCVTKRDAFRGTAPINLTDRLHQVLRWATGSVEIFFSKNNALFGSRRLKFLQRIAYLNVGIYPFTSFFLVTYCFLPALCLFTGTFIVQNLDISFLIYLLTITVTLTLISLLEIRWSGVGLEEWWRNEQFWAIGGTSAHLIAVIQGLLKVVAGIEISFTLTSKSAGEDEDDIYADLYIVKWTGLFFMPLTIIVVNLVAIVIGCSRTLYSEIPEWGKLMGGLFFSFWVLSHMYPFVKGLLGRRGRVPTIVYVWSGLISITVSLLWISITSENRGKLEV, encoded by the exons ATGGCAACCTCAACAAAACCTAAAGCAAAGAATTTGTCATCACAAGCATCAACCGCTGGCCGTCCTCAACAGGCTGTGAAATTTGCACGCCGGACATCTAGTGGACGCATTGCCAGCTTTTCACATGATGAGGATTTGGACTTGTCTGGTGAATTTTCAGGGCAGAATGACTACATCAATTACACTGTTGTCATGCCCCCCACCCCTGATAACCAGCCTGCATGGCCATCCTCAGAAAATAAATCCGATGGGCCTACGAGCCGTTTTGGTTCCGAGGCACAGAGCGCGTCCAGGCGGGTAGGAGAGCAAGAAGATAATTATGGAAGCCGTGGTGGCGATGGCTGCAGCAATGACAACTCAAAAACGGAACGAGGAATGTCGataatgaaatcaaataataGATCAATATTGTCAAGGAGCCAAACAGGAGATTTTGATCACAACAGGTGGTTGTTTGAGACAAAAGGAACCTACGGTGTTGGAAATGCGTATTGGTCAGACCAAGACAAGTATGGTCAGGATTCAGAGCTGAGTATGTCGGATTTTTTGGACAAGCCTTGGAAACCACTCTCTAGGAAGATTAGGGTTCCAGCAGCTATTCTCAGCCCTTACAG GATACTTGTGGTGATCCGTTTGGTACTTTTATGTTTCTTCCTTGGGTGGAGAGTCCAGAACCCCAATCGTGATGCCATGTGGCTGTGGGGGCTGTCTATCGTTTGTGAGATTTGGTTTGCTTTCTCATGGCTACTAGACATTTTTCCCAAGTACAACCCCATCAACCGATCCACTGACCTTGCTGCTCTGCGTGACAAGTTTGAGCAGCCCTCCCCTGCAAACCCTCATGGCCGGTCAGACCTTCCAGGAGTTGATATTTTTGTCTCCACTGCTGATCCTGAGAAGGAACCTCCACTTGTCACTTCCAACACAATTTTATCGATTCTTGCAGCTGACTACCCTGTTGAGAAGCTCTCCTGCTACATTTCTGATGACGGGGGTGCCATACTCACCTTCGAGGCTATGGCTGAAGCTGTTAAATTCGCAGAG GTTTGGGTACCATTTTGTCGAAAACACGACATTGATCTGAGGAATCCGGATAGTTACTTCAACCAAAAAACTGACCACACCAAAAACAAGAAACGGCCTGATTTTGTCAAGGACCGCAGATGGATGAAGAGAGAGTATGACGAGTTCAAGGTCAGGATCAATGGTCTGCCAGAGGGAATACGAAGGAGAAGCAAATCATTTAACTCTAAGGAGCTGAAGAAGGCAAAAAGTCTCGCCAGGGAGAAGAATGGTGGCGTGTTGCCATCGGAGGGGGTTGGTGACGTCCCTAAAGCTACATGGATGGCCGATGGTACCCAGTGGCCTGGCACATGGCTAGATCAAACAGCGGATCACAAAAAGGGGGACCATGCTGGTATCTTGCAG GTAATGACTAAGGTCCCAGAAAATGAGAAGGTGATGGGTCAGCCAGATGagaaaaaattagatttcacTGGAGTTGACATCAGGATACCAATGTTCGCATATGTATCGCGTGAAAAGAGGCCTGGCTTTGACCACAACAAGAAGGCTGGAGCCATGAATGCATTGGTTAGAGCTTCAGCTATATTGTCCAATGGACCGTTCATACTCAACTTGGATTGTGATCATTACTTCTATAATTGTCAAGCTATAAGGGAGGGAATGTGCTTTATGATGGACCGTGGCGGTGACCGCATATGCTACATCCAGTTTCCACAAAGATTTGAAGGGATCGACCCCTCCGATCGATATGCAAATCACAACACTGTCTTCTTTGATG GAAGTATGCGAGCACTGGATGGTCTTCAAGGTCCGGTGTATGTAGGAACAGGGTGCATGTTTCGTAGATATGCACTATATGGGTTCCTCCCACCAAGGGCAAACGAGTACTTGGGCATGTTCGGCAGTACGAAAAAAAGGGCTCCGGGTCAATTAGAAGATGAGTCAGAGGCTCAGCCCCTTACATCGCACCCTGACTTGGACCTGCCAAAGAAGTTTGGGAATTCAGCAATGTTCAATGAGTCCATAGCTGTTGCTGAATTCCAAGGACGGCCGCTTGCTGATCACAAATCGGTGAAGAATGGCAGGCCTCCTGGTGCACTTCTCCTGCCACGTCCTCCTCTAGATGCACCCACAGTTGCTGAAGCGATTGCTGTGATCTCTTGCTG GTGTGAGGACAAGACAGACTGGGGGGATAAGATAGGTTGGATTTATGGCTCAGTCACAGAAGATGTGGTGACTGGTTATCGGATGCACAACCGTGGGTGGCGATCTGTGTACTGCGTAACAAAGAGAGATGCCTTCCGGGGCACAGCACCAATCAACCTCACTGACCGCCTTCACCAGGTGCTACGATGGGCTACCGGTTCAGTTGAAATCTTTTTCTCCAAAAACAATGCCTTATTTGGAAGCCGGCGACTGAAATTCCTACAGCGAATTGCATACCTCAATGTTGGCATTTACCCCTTCACCTCCTTCTTCTTAGTCACTTACTGCTTCCTCCCTGCGCTTTGCCTTTTCACAGGAACCTTCATTGTTCAAAACCTGGATATAAGTTTCCTCATTTACCTCTTAACCATCACTGTAACACTGACTCTCATCTCCCTTCTTGAAATAAGATGGTCCGGTGTTGGGCTCGAGGAATGGTGGCGTAATGAGCAGTTTTGGGCCATTGGCGGAACGAGTGCTCACCTTATTGCTGTGATCCAAGGCCTTCTAAAAGTCGTAGCTGGTATTGAGATTTCTTTCACGTTGACCTCGAAGTCTGCTGGCGAGGATGAAGATGATATTTATGCTGATCTTTATATCGTCAAGTGGACAGGTCTCTTCTTTATGCCACTTACCATCATAGTAGTCAACCTTGTTGCCATTGTTATTGGGTGCTCGAGGACACTATACAGCGAGATACCAGAATGGGGTAAGTTGATGGGAGGACTCTTTTTCAGCTTCTGGGTGCTCTCTCACATGTATCCATTTGTGAAAGGTCTGTTGGGAAGGAGGGGAAGAGTACCGACAATTGTTTATGTCTGGTCTGGCCTGATTTCCATTACTGTGTCTTTGCTTTGGATTTCAATCACCAGTGAAAATCGTGGAAAACTTGAGGTGTAA
- the LOC118061544 gene encoding uncharacterized protein, which yields MEMDIPLPDELELLEANSHFYQDYLDPPSPDPYTYSPQLQPEQSPPQSPSAPQINDYNKRPRSDGPDSPNQEDAVLLDEKRSKIDNDVGPEVDDEDWLRQVQDRNGGNEEERVEVVVEEEEKEKIVSRYVSEIDGDFIPVTAPSGGDRVYAKICRVDTEQGAKKLDFKSQSNGLISEPINVLLQRMEQEAFTKALQASSEDQSDEILPETQVMHEKLWVDKYAPNSFTELLSDEQTNREVLLWFKQWDSCVFGSDIRSTSDDILSALRRHSSIAQHPKPSDSTFFSKNKGNIWSRGNFIHSNNLEQENSKSKGFQDSWTKKSRPTGPPEQKILLLCGPPGLGKTTLAHVAAKHCGYRAVEINASDDRSSSTIEAKILDVVQMNSVMADSRPKCLVIDEIDGALSDGKGAVEVLLKMVSSERKSDTGKENVTKGEQFGRVSSKKRQKTASLTRPVICICNDIYAPALRPLRQVAKVHLFVQPTVSRVVSRLKYICNKEGMKTSSIALAALADYTGCDIRSCLNTLQFLNKKREVLNMLEISSQVVGRKDMSRSVFDIWKEIFQKRKMKQDRKSKGSCGSMSNEFDSLLSLVSNRGDYDVILDGIYENILQLHYHDPVMQKTVKCFNSLGVSDVIHQYIMRSQQMPLYAYQPCIAISIHQQVAQIQKPNIEWPRSYQRYRTVLMEKMDKLRSWQNKIPPHISRHLSTKSFVEDSVSPILHIISPPTLRPVALHLLTEREKNDLAQLVSTMVSYSMTYKNIKSDHLSCKQENEAALDAASLSVDPPIHEFINFKGYSSGHHALPLAVKQVLVHEVEKRKILQASRSVHLTDGCNKQNMYLVERESAVPSVKINHAAAFSGNIIGNQKSMINSGQCVPSDSATSPIMDSSTRALSNVKLKSSGNPKKPSRSSTSFFDRFRKANSKDSQSTDSAGWKTTTLERDSRPLIFKFNEGFTNAVKRPVRMREFLL from the exons ATGGAGATGGACATTCCTCTCCCGGACGAGCTTGAATTACTTGAAGCTAACTCTCACTTCTACCAAGACTACCTAGACCCTCCCTCACCCGATCCCTACACTTACTCGCCTCAACTACAACCGGAACAATCACCTCCTCAATCACCCTCCGCTCCCCAAATTAACGACTACAACAAGCGCCCTAGGTCCGACGGTCCGGATTCACCAAATCAGGAAGACGCTGTCCTCCTCGACGAGAAGAGAAGCAAAATCGACAATGATGTGGGACCGGAGGTCGACGACGAGGACTGGCTCAGACAGGTGCAGGATAGGAACGGAGGAAACGAGGAGGAGAGGGTGGAAGTTGTTGtcgaggaggaggagaaggagaagatcgTGTCTAGATACGTGTCGGAGATTGACGGCGATTTTATTCCAGTGACGGCGCCTAGTGGCGGCGATAGGGTTTATGCAAAAATATGTAGAGTGGATACGGAACAGGGAGCGAAGAAATTGGATTTCAAATCGCAATCAAATG GTCTTATATCGGAACCGATTAATGTTCTTTTGCAAAGAATGGAGCAAGAAGCTTTTACCAAG GCCTTGCAAGCTAGTTCTGAAGATCAGAGTGATGAGATTCTTCCAGAAACACAAGTGATGCATGAAAAATTATGGGTGGACAAATATGCTCCAAATTCATTTACTGAGCTGCTTAGTGATGAGCAGACAAATCGCGAG GTCCTCTTATGGTTTAAACAATGGGATTCTTGTGTTTTTGGATCTGATATTAGGAGTACATCAGATGACATTTTGTCTGCTTTAAGGCGTCATTCTTCTATTGCTCAACATCCAAAACCTTCTGATTCAACTTTCTTCAGCAAGAACAAAGGAAATATATGGAGTAGAGGGAATTTTATACACTCTAATAATCTGGAGCAAGAAAATAGTAAATCAAAAGGATTTCAGGACTCGTGGACCAAGAAGTCAAGGCCTACTGGTCCACCAGAACAGAAG ATCCTTTTGCTTTGTGGTCCCCCCGGGCTTGGAAAGACCACACTTGCACATGTAGCTGCTAAGCATTGTGGATATCGAGCTGTGGAG ATTAATGCTAGTGATGATAGGTCTTCGTCAACGATTGAAGCTAAGATTCTTGATGTGGTTCAGATGAACTCTGTGATGGCTGACTCAAGACCGAAATGCCTG GTGATTGATGAAATAGATGGAGCACTTAGTGATGGAAAAGGTGCTGTGGAGGTTCTTCTAAAAATG GTTTCTTCTGAAAGGAAGTCAGATACTGGGAAGGAAAATGTCACTAAAGGAGAGCAATTTGGAAGGGTATCCTCAAAAAAGAGGCAGAAAACAGCATCCTTAACGAGACCT GTGATCTGCATATGTAATGACATATATGCACCTGCCTTGAGGCCATTACGTCAGGTTGCAAA GGTTCATTTATTTGTTCAGCCGACTGTTAGCCGTGTTGTAAGCAG GCTCAAATATATATGTAACAAGGAGGGAATGAAGACAAGTTCCATTGCACTTGCTGCACTTGCAGATTATACTG GATGTGATATACGCTCATGTCTGAACACCCTCCAGTTTCTCAACAAGAAGAGAGAAGTTCTTAACATG CTGGAGATCAGTTCCCAGGTGGTTGGTCGAAAGGACATGTCAAGAAGTGTTTTTGATATTTGGAAGGAG ATTTTccaaaagagaaaaatgaagcAGGATAGAAAATCTAAAGGTAGCTGTGGCAGCATGAGCAATGAATTTGACTCTTTGCTCTCCCTTGTATCTAATCG TGGTGATTATGATGTGATTTTGGATGGGATCTATGAAAACATCTTGCAGCTCCATTACCATGATCCAGTGATGCAAAAGACA GTTAAGTGTTTCAATAGTCTTGGTGTTTCTGATGTGATTCACCAATATATTATGCGTTCACAGCAAATGCCCCTTTATG CTTATCAGCCTTGCATTGCGATTTCTATACATCAACAGGTAGCACAAATTCAAAAACCAAATATTGAGTGGCCAAGGTCTTATCAAAG ATACCGAACTGTATTGATGGAAAAGATGGACAAGTTAAGGTCTTGGCAGAACAAAATTCCACCACATATTTCAAGGCACTTGTCTACTAAATCTTTCGTAGAAGACTCTGTTTCTCCCATCTTACATATCATCTCTCCTCCAACTCTAAGGCCG GTGGCATTGCACTTATTaacagaaagagagaagaatgaTCTAGCTCAGTTAGTGAGCACAATGGTATCCTATTCCATGACATATAAGAATATCAAGTCAGATCATCTTTCCTGTAAGCAGGAAAATGAAGCTGCTTTAGATGCTGCGTCGCTTTCTGTTGATCCTCCCATTCATGAATTCATTAACTTCAAG GGCTATAGTTCTGGTCATCATGCACTTCCCTTAGCTGTGAAGCAGGTTTTGGTGCATGAG GTGGAAAAGCGTAAGATTTTGCAAGCAAGTAGATCTGTACATTTAACAGATGGGTGCAATAAACAAAATATGTACTTGGTAGAGCGGGAGAGTGCAGTGCCGTCAGTCAAAATTAACCATGCAGCAGCATTTTCTGGTAACATCATCGGCAATCAAAAGAGCATGATAAATTCTGGGCAATGTGTTCCAAGTGACTCAGCAACATCTCCGATCATGGATTCTAGTACAAGGGCCTTGTCCAATGTAAAGCTGAAATCCTCAGGAAATCCAAAGAAGCCTTCTAGAAGCTCTACCAGCTTCTTTGACAG GTTTAGGAAAGCAAACAGTAAGGATTCTCAAAGTACTGACAGTGCTGGATGGAAGACAACCACCTTGGAAAGAGATTCACGTCCTCTGATATTCAAATTCAATGAG GGTTTTACAAATGCTGTAAAAAGGCCAGTACGGATGCGTGAATTTCTGCTATGA